One genomic window of Granulicella arctica includes the following:
- a CDS encoding alpha/beta hydrolase: MASMRAIVEPNKGKLQGIAARPLFDAMMERVAVPASIDYTADEIGRVHGWWCRPTNAVSDHAVIHIHGGWFNWGSAQAFRYLAGQIAAQIGAAVFVPDYRLAPEYPFPAATDDVRSCYFGLVERGYSKIAITGDSAGGNLALGLLVYLAANSDIRGEALVGGVAISPVTDLSLSGESWSTRAEADPLFTVQQIAGLTHSYLAEQDPVDPVASPLFAELKGLVPIRVHVGNDEVLLADSVRFVESAIAAGVDARVDVWEGMIHGFLGSVGRLTASRQALTAIGEFLNEQFAD; encoded by the coding sequence ATGGCCTCGATGCGCGCTATCGTGGAGCCAAACAAAGGGAAGCTTCAGGGAATAGCGGCCCGCCCTCTATTCGATGCAATGATGGAGCGCGTCGCTGTGCCGGCATCCATCGACTACACAGCCGACGAAATCGGCCGCGTACACGGATGGTGGTGTCGGCCGACGAATGCCGTGTCTGACCACGCAGTAATTCATATTCATGGCGGTTGGTTTAACTGGGGATCCGCCCAGGCTTTCCGCTACTTGGCGGGCCAGATCGCAGCGCAGATCGGTGCGGCGGTGTTTGTCCCGGACTACCGTCTTGCTCCAGAGTATCCATTTCCTGCCGCTACCGATGATGTCCGGTCCTGCTATTTTGGCTTAGTTGAGCGCGGCTACTCGAAGATCGCGATCACAGGCGATTCCGCGGGGGGAAACCTCGCGCTTGGCTTGCTGGTGTACCTTGCGGCAAACAGCGACATCCGCGGCGAAGCTTTGGTGGGTGGGGTAGCGATTTCACCTGTGACAGATCTGTCCCTATCGGGAGAGAGTTGGTCGACCCGTGCCGAAGCCGACCCTCTCTTTACTGTGCAGCAAATTGCCGGACTGACTCATTCCTACCTGGCAGAACAGGATCCAGTTGATCCGGTCGCTTCACCACTCTTCGCGGAATTGAAAGGCTTAGTGCCCATCCGCGTTCATGTGGGTAACGACGAAGTGCTGCTGGCTGATTCCGTCCGGTTTGTGGAGAGCGCGATCGCGGCAGGAGTCGATGCTCGTGTCGATGTATGGGAGGGCATGATTCATGGATTCTTGGGGAGCGTGGGACGCCTTACAGCTTCCAGGCAGGCTCTTACGGCCATTGGTGAATTTCTAAATGAACAATTCGCAGACTGA
- a CDS encoding GlxA family transcriptional regulator, with product MRRIVIVGCPPVQILDVTGPLEVFSNAPGYEVQLGSLANEHSLQTSRSISLSGALPISTLDGAIDTLIIAGGPGSEAGVYDDAFVSWVAEAATRSRRVASICTGAFLLGAAGLLDGKQAVTHWRFCDQLAREFPKAEVRPEPIFLKSGSVYTSAGITAGIDLCLALVEEDHGHHIALDVARFMVMFLVRPGGQAQYSHMLLRQSISSKPLHELQVWMLENLREDLTVEKLADRLGMSARQFTRVCLRETRMNPGQFVDRMRVEAAQQAIDSSAMGMKEIADTSGFQSADSMRRTFLRVLGVSAAAYASRFKRSPTSSDE from the coding sequence ATGAGAAGAATCGTCATTGTCGGGTGTCCGCCAGTTCAGATTCTTGACGTGACGGGACCTCTAGAAGTGTTTTCAAATGCTCCGGGCTATGAAGTACAGTTAGGCAGCTTGGCCAATGAGCATAGTCTGCAGACCAGTCGGAGTATTTCACTATCGGGTGCTCTTCCGATATCCACTCTGGATGGAGCAATCGACACACTCATCATCGCCGGCGGACCCGGCTCAGAAGCTGGAGTGTATGACGATGCTTTCGTGAGTTGGGTCGCAGAGGCGGCTACCCGCTCTCGACGTGTGGCTTCTATTTGTACGGGAGCATTCCTATTGGGAGCGGCAGGCCTCCTTGATGGCAAGCAGGCGGTCACACACTGGAGATTCTGTGACCAACTCGCGAGGGAATTTCCCAAAGCCGAAGTACGACCGGAACCTATTTTCCTGAAGAGTGGGTCCGTGTACACCTCAGCAGGCATCACGGCTGGAATTGATCTTTGCCTTGCACTTGTTGAGGAGGATCATGGACACCATATCGCCCTTGACGTGGCACGCTTTATGGTGATGTTCCTGGTTCGGCCCGGTGGGCAGGCTCAGTATAGCCACATGCTTTTGCGGCAGTCGATCTCTTCAAAGCCGTTACATGAACTGCAGGTGTGGATGCTGGAGAACCTGCGGGAAGATCTCACTGTAGAGAAACTTGCTGATCGCCTCGGCATGAGTGCTCGACAGTTCACACGAGTTTGTCTACGTGAAACCCGCATGAATCCAGGGCAGTTCGTCGATCGTATGCGCGTTGAGGCCGCGCAGCAAGCAATCGATAGCTCTGCTATGGGCATGAAGGAGATAGCGGACACCTCTGGCTTCCAATCAGCGGATTCGATGCGTCGTACGTTCCTGCGTGTTCTCGGCGTTAGCGCTGCAGCTTATGCATCTCGCTTCAAGCGCAGCCCTACATCATCTGATGAGTGA
- a CDS encoding DNA methyltransferase yields the protein MTLPDAATDLLKLAQQLELERAASPTPHTKEEIAHFLIRIVFCLFADSIGLIPNNVFRSLVESSRSSRINFNKKLPILFEAMSQEGSFFGADDIPWFNGGVFNNAQTIELNNADCDILRKAAKHDWSQIEPSIFGTLFERSLDAAKRSMIGAHYTSPEDILLLVDPVVMTPLRRDWTRTRAAIEEALAAEEEQTQRRNLRANRPASKLLTEWAEKLSKVRILDPACGSGNFLYIAMKQLLDLWQEARGFGLKQGLILPVESMPTPAQLYGIELDFYAHEIASAVVWIGLLQWKRDHSYNDQPKPILHKLANIEHADAILRYNESLKSDDYPNGEPYEPVWPTAEFIVGNPPFLHGSKLRRELGDTLVEDLFSLYRDRVAGAADLVCYWLEKGRAQVVSNATQRVGFIATQAIRGGASQKVLGRIEDTASIFYAWSDRNWLLDGATVHVSFIAFDIGDEQNHTLNNTPVKKIHRDLSAGFDLTTAKSLGENLGVWAYGSQTKAPLILVMRLRKRFFVPSALLDGITET from the coding sequence TTGACGCTCCCGGACGCCGCCACCGATCTCCTCAAGCTCGCCCAGCAGCTTGAACTCGAACGCGCCGCCAGTCCCACACCCCACACCAAGGAAGAAATCGCCCACTTCCTCATCCGCATCGTCTTTTGCCTCTTTGCCGACTCCATCGGCCTCATCCCAAACAACGTGTTTCGCAGCCTCGTAGAATCAAGTCGCTCCTCACGCATCAACTTCAATAAGAAATTGCCTATTCTTTTCGAAGCCATGAGTCAGGAGGGCAGTTTCTTCGGCGCGGACGACATCCCGTGGTTCAACGGCGGCGTCTTCAATAACGCCCAGACCATCGAACTCAACAATGCCGACTGCGATATTCTTCGCAAAGCCGCCAAGCACGACTGGTCCCAAATCGAGCCCTCCATCTTCGGCACCCTCTTCGAGCGATCCCTCGACGCCGCTAAGCGCTCCATGATCGGCGCGCACTACACCTCGCCCGAAGACATCCTCCTGCTCGTCGATCCCGTCGTTATGACGCCGCTCCGCCGCGATTGGACTCGAACCCGCGCAGCCATTGAAGAAGCTCTCGCCGCTGAAGAGGAACAAACACAACGCCGCAACCTCCGCGCTAATCGTCCTGCCAGCAAGCTACTCACAGAGTGGGCAGAAAAGCTCAGCAAGGTTCGCATCCTGGACCCCGCCTGCGGCTCCGGGAATTTCCTCTACATCGCCATGAAGCAGCTTCTTGACCTCTGGCAAGAAGCTCGCGGCTTTGGCCTAAAACAAGGCCTAATTCTTCCCGTCGAATCCATGCCCACCCCGGCGCAACTCTACGGCATCGAGCTCGACTTCTATGCCCATGAGATTGCGTCAGCAGTGGTATGGATTGGCCTCCTCCAATGGAAGCGAGACCACAGCTACAACGACCAACCTAAACCCATCCTCCACAAGCTCGCCAACATCGAACACGCTGACGCAATCCTTCGTTATAACGAGTCGCTGAAATCCGATGATTACCCAAATGGCGAGCCTTACGAACCTGTGTGGCCGACAGCGGAATTTATCGTGGGCAATCCCCCATTTCTCCACGGGAGCAAGCTGCGTCGTGAGTTAGGTGACACGCTTGTAGAGGATCTATTTAGCCTTTACCGCGATCGTGTCGCGGGAGCCGCCGACTTGGTTTGCTACTGGCTTGAAAAAGGCCGCGCTCAGGTCGTTAGCAACGCAACCCAACGCGTCGGATTCATAGCTACGCAGGCCATTCGTGGCGGCGCTAGTCAAAAAGTTCTTGGACGGATAGAGGACACGGCATCAATTTTCTACGCTTGGAGCGATAGGAATTGGCTGCTAGACGGTGCGACTGTGCACGTATCATTCATTGCCTTTGATATAGGCGATGAGCAAAATCACACGCTCAACAACACTCCAGTCAAGAAAATTCACCGGGATCTGAGTGCTGGTTTCGACCTTACAACCGCCAAGTCGCTTGGCGAAAACCTCGGTGTTTGGGCTTATGGTTCGCAGACAAAGGCTCCTTTGATATTAGTGATGAGGCTGCGCAAAAGATTTTTCGTTCCCTCAGCCCTTTTGGACGGGATTACCGAGACGTAG
- a CDS encoding TetR/AcrR family transcriptional regulator — protein MNAVHALLKEKPARDLTMDAVAQRAGVGKPTLYKWWPSKAALIMAMFHERFSTILEMPEAVSAEEALRTRINHLVSQCHGLFGKVVAELIAEGQADPSILKELYENHIRPRRASAVGDIERGIASGEFRAGTDPELLLDAIVAPIYFRLLLGHPLLAQAYSGELIDQALLCIRTPDWEAGPSRRRR, from the coding sequence ATGAACGCTGTCCATGCGCTGCTGAAAGAGAAACCCGCTCGTGACCTGACCATGGACGCCGTCGCACAACGAGCAGGTGTTGGGAAGCCAACACTTTACAAATGGTGGCCTTCAAAAGCCGCTCTCATCATGGCCATGTTCCACGAGCGCTTTAGTACCATTCTTGAAATGCCGGAAGCGGTTTCGGCGGAGGAGGCGTTGCGGACGAGGATCAATCACCTCGTCTCTCAATGCCATGGTTTGTTCGGAAAGGTAGTAGCCGAATTGATTGCAGAGGGCCAAGCAGATCCATCGATCCTGAAAGAACTCTACGAGAACCACATTCGTCCGAGAAGAGCATCTGCCGTGGGGGACATTGAGCGCGGTATAGCGTCAGGGGAATTTCGAGCCGGGACAGACCCGGAACTTCTACTTGATGCGATCGTTGCCCCAATTTATTTCCGGCTCCTGCTCGGTCACCCTTTATTAGCACAAGCGTACAGCGGGGAATTGATCGATCAAGCGCTCCTGTGTATCCGAACTCCCGATTGGGAAGCCGGACCAAGTAGGCGCCGCCGGTAG
- a CDS encoding MarR family winged helix-turn-helix transcriptional regulator — MISRWVRTTRDQAGTPTSAQLETLSLLQNEGPASIAALARRRWVKHQSMRLLVEQLAAEETILKTSDPQDRRSQIVSLTAKGRSLLRQEQRVRALWIAQVLQQNCSTDDLIQVVAAIDTLDRVLQTILSKPA, encoded by the coding sequence ATGATTAGTCGATGGGTGCGTACGACACGCGATCAGGCTGGAACACCGACTTCGGCACAACTTGAAACCTTGAGCCTGCTACAAAACGAGGGTCCCGCAAGCATCGCTGCCTTGGCACGTAGACGCTGGGTGAAACATCAGAGTATGCGTCTGCTTGTCGAGCAACTTGCGGCTGAAGAGACAATACTAAAGACCTCCGATCCACAAGACCGCAGGAGCCAGATAGTCAGTCTTACAGCTAAGGGGCGATCCCTTTTGAGGCAAGAGCAACGCGTCCGCGCTCTTTGGATCGCCCAGGTCCTGCAGCAGAATTGCTCCACAGACGACCTGATTCAGGTAGTCGCAGCAATAGATACTCTGGATCGCGTCTTGCAGACCATCTTATCTAAGCCTGCTTAA
- a CDS encoding helix-turn-helix domain-containing protein, giving the protein MGDFFLGVGCGTGGAFEFKLLGELEEIGGGVRERQREGIELAKRAGAYKGRKRKFSPERTAELSRRLAEGEEKTSLAREFGVNRATIYRYVGWAAIEAAAVAKKPMIPKRARSSSRAR; this is encoded by the coding sequence GTGGGCGATTTCTTCCTTGGTGTGGGGTGTGGGACTGGCGGCGCGTTCGAGTTCAAGCTGCTGGGCGAGCTTGAGGAGATCGGTGGCGGCGTCCGGGAGCGTCAAAGGGAGGGAATCGAACTTGCAAAGCGAGCGGGGGCATACAAGGGCCGCAAACGGAAGTTCTCACCAGAGCGGACGGCAGAGTTGAGCCGCCGTCTGGCCGAAGGAGAAGAGAAAACGAGTCTTGCCCGCGAGTTCGGCGTCAATCGCGCAACGATCTATCGGTATGTGGGCTGGGCCGCGATTGAAGCTGCAGCCGTTGCCAAGAAGCCAATGATCCCAAAAAGGGCCCGGTCCTCATCGAGAGCGCGGTAA
- a CDS encoding SDR family NAD(P)-dependent oxidoreductase translates to MLLTLDVASEDSVCSAIANRNSYCGKVMILVNNAGAGLAGPLEAAPMDDFEEPFQVNLFGAVRMIQAITPVFRNQKHGVIVNISSVVVRFGVPFMSPY, encoded by the coding sequence ATGCTGCTCACCCTGGACGTTGCAAGCGAGGATTCCGTTTGCTCTGCAATCGCAAATCGCAATTCATATTGCGGGAAGGTCATGATCCTCGTCAATAATGCAGGCGCGGGTCTCGCCGGGCCTCTCGAAGCTGCTCCGATGGATGATTTCGAAGAGCCCTTTCAAGTCAACTTGTTCGGTGCAGTCCGAATGATCCAAGCGATCACACCAGTTTTCAGGAATCAAAAACATGGCGTCATCGTGAACATTTCTTCTGTTGTAGTGAGGTTTGGGGTTCCGTTCATGTCTCCTTACTGA
- a CDS encoding ester cyclase — protein MSIESNKAAVRRFNLEVIQEGNKTSFNNLMAHNFINHSAPEGASNGPEGMWHTFQNILKPALSDLRVTIQDQIAEGDKVTTRKTITGIHEGVLLGIPPTHKQVVIDVIDVVRLENGRYAEHWGMNSLASVIAMLKQA, from the coding sequence TTGTCTATTGAGTCAAATAAGGCAGCGGTGCGTCGCTTCAATCTGGAAGTCATACAAGAGGGAAATAAGACCTCGTTTAACAACTTGATGGCACACAATTTCATCAATCACTCTGCGCCGGAAGGCGCTTCTAATGGTCCCGAAGGCATGTGGCATACTTTTCAGAACATACTAAAGCCTGCTTTGTCGGATTTGCGCGTGACGATTCAAGACCAGATCGCCGAGGGAGATAAGGTCACGACTCGCAAGACGATCACCGGAATTCACGAAGGGGTACTGTTGGGTATTCCGCCAACTCATAAACAAGTTGTCATCGATGTAATCGATGTTGTAAGACTCGAGAATGGACGCTATGCCGAGCATTGGGGAATGAACTCTCTGGCTTCTGTCATCGCGATGCTTAAGCAGGCTTAG
- a CDS encoding sigma-70 family RNA polymerase sigma factor, protein MILDHREQFLRFLQRRVPERAIAEDILQAAYLRALQHDGELRQDESVGAWFYRVLRNAVIDYYRRRSTEDRALQSWGRELETVVRPSSEEHDEICGCLSGVLDTIKPAYSTLLRAVDLGEQPLTEFAQSNNISTSNAGVRAHRARKALRKQLIKTCGSCADHACIDCTCRR, encoded by the coding sequence ATGATTCTCGACCACCGAGAGCAGTTCTTGCGCTTCCTGCAAAGGCGTGTACCCGAGCGTGCGATCGCAGAAGATATTCTGCAAGCTGCGTATCTGCGTGCGCTCCAGCATGACGGAGAGTTGCGGCAGGACGAGTCTGTCGGAGCTTGGTTCTATCGCGTGCTGCGTAATGCTGTTATCGACTACTACCGGCGCCGGAGCACAGAAGATAGGGCGCTACAGTCGTGGGGGCGTGAACTTGAGACTGTCGTTAGACCCAGCTCTGAGGAACACGATGAGATTTGTGGGTGTTTATCAGGTGTGCTCGATACGATTAAGCCTGCCTACTCCACATTGCTCCGCGCGGTGGACTTGGGCGAACAGCCGCTCACGGAATTCGCTCAGAGCAATAACATATCGACTTCGAACGCTGGCGTGCGTGCCCACCGCGCTCGGAAGGCTCTAAGGAAACAACTCATCAAAACCTGCGGTAGCTGCGCAGATCACGCCTGTATTGATTGCACCTGTCGCCGTTAG